The Deltaproteobacteria bacterium genome window below encodes:
- a CDS encoding MFS transporter, with protein sequence MIVIIRSFLALLAATIFLCMAGGLMNSLLSINLRLAGTSDQVIGLVLSCNYLGIVLGIFFSQRVVHRVGHIRSFAAFAASITAISLLHGLYVSAWLWAFLRICNGLCVTGVYMVLESWLNEKVEPVFRGRLLSVYMTLVYLGTGSGQLMLNAGDVQGPTLFMIAAILSAVCLVPICMTRAVNPEPLKVPTYNLIKLFRLAPVGMAGSFLAGLINSAFYSMGPVFGLDIGLQISQVSLFMGVTVWAGLMFQFPVGFLSDRIDRLMILSGLGFAIALVSLALAQLGGGGMGVLMPLTVGFGVAFTVYPVSVARAQDNLEKEEIVPASAALILFFGVGACFGPLLASWAIAAFGPWGLYYFTACCGGVLGVSAWLVRYKLPSNVENQVAFVPLHRTSPVASHLDPRGEPESGGGAGEVED encoded by the coding sequence ATGATCGTCATCATCAGGTCATTCCTGGCACTGCTGGCAGCCACAATTTTCCTCTGTATGGCCGGTGGATTGATGAACAGTCTGTTGAGCATCAACCTGCGGCTCGCCGGCACCAGTGACCAGGTCATCGGCCTGGTTCTCTCCTGCAATTACCTGGGGATTGTCCTGGGGATCTTCTTTTCCCAGCGGGTCGTTCATCGGGTGGGACACATAAGATCCTTTGCCGCTTTTGCCGCCAGTATTACCGCCATATCGCTGTTGCACGGCTTGTATGTGTCGGCCTGGCTCTGGGCTTTTTTACGAATCTGCAACGGGCTGTGCGTCACGGGTGTTTACATGGTCCTCGAAAGCTGGCTGAATGAAAAGGTGGAGCCTGTTTTTCGCGGGAGGCTGTTGTCTGTCTACATGACGCTGGTCTACCTGGGCACCGGCAGCGGCCAGCTTATGCTGAACGCCGGTGATGTGCAGGGCCCGACCCTTTTCATGATTGCGGCCATCCTGTCGGCTGTGTGCCTCGTGCCGATCTGCATGACACGCGCCGTAAACCCCGAACCCCTCAAAGTCCCCACGTACAACCTGATCAAGCTGTTTCGCCTGGCCCCTGTCGGCATGGCGGGAAGTTTTCTCGCCGGGCTGATCAACAGCGCCTTTTATTCCATGGGCCCGGTCTTCGGCTTGGACATCGGGCTGCAGATTTCTCAGGTGTCCCTGTTCATGGGCGTGACGGTTTGGGCCGGCCTGATGTTTCAATTTCCGGTTGGGTTCTTGTCGGACCGTATCGATCGTCTCATGATTTTGTCCGGACTCGGATTTGCGATCGCCTTGGTGAGTCTGGCCCTTGCCCAATTGGGCGGCGGCGGTATGGGCGTTCTGATGCCGCTGACGGTTGGTTTCGGCGTCGCATTCACGGTTTATCCGGTGTCGGTTGCAAGGGCTCAGGACAATCTCGAAAAGGAGGAGATCGTTCCGGCCAGTGCCGCCCTGATTCTCTTTTTCGGTGTGGGGGCCTGCTTCGGTCCCCTGCTGGCTTCCTGGGCGATTGCCGCCTTCGGCCCCTGGGGACTTTACTATTTTACGGCTTGCTGCGGCGGGGTGCTGGGTGTGAGCGCCTGGCTCGTCCGCTATAAGCTGCCCAGTAATGTGGAAAATCAGGTGGCCTTTGTGCCCCTTCACAGGACGTCGCCTGTGGCCAGCCACTTGGATCCGCGGGGGGAGCCGGAAAGCGGTGGCGGGGCAGGAGAGGTGGAGGACTGA
- a CDS encoding TetR/AcrR family transcriptional regulator produces the protein MPSPLEKARQDPGSMKARILASARKLFGEYGYNRTTTRMIAADVGIDISTLYYHWGEKLDLYEALITDLNDEILGKFEEVEKQARGKSLSERLEISIDLLTAYLFKHPEVSNLILFGYFNKTEPGSVPDIKIKIDDYTSGIAVAMDLAKDKAHVAVQDKARILAVWNCVLNFISGENFFRPILKVDREGYRSVVRETVKFMMVPAFTK, from the coding sequence GTGCCCTCACCGCTTGAAAAAGCCCGTCAGGATCCCGGCTCCATGAAAGCCCGCATCCTGGCCTCCGCCAGGAAATTGTTCGGGGAATACGGATACAACCGTACGACCACGCGCATGATTGCCGCGGACGTGGGCATCGATATTTCCACCCTTTACTATCACTGGGGGGAAAAGCTGGATCTTTACGAAGCCCTCATCACCGATCTCAACGACGAAATCCTGGGTAAATTCGAAGAGGTCGAGAAGCAGGCCCGGGGCAAATCCCTTTCAGAACGCCTGGAAATATCTATCGATCTTCTCACGGCCTACCTGTTCAAACACCCGGAAGTGTCCAACCTGATTCTTTTCGGCTATTTCAACAAAACCGAGCCGGGAAGCGTTCCCGACATAAAAATAAAAATCGACGACTACACATCGGGCATCGCCGTTGCCATGGACCTTGCGAAAGACAAAGCCCATGTGGCTGTTCAGGACAAGGCCCGCATCCTGGCCGTCTGGAACTGCGTGCTCAACTTCATTTCAGGCGAAAATTTTTTCAGGCCCATCTTGAAAGTGGACCGCGAAGGCTACCGGTCGGTGGTCCGGGAAACAGTCAAATTCATGATGGTGCCGGCGTTCACAAAATAA
- a CDS encoding SDR family NAD(P)-dependent oxidoreductase, which produces MALNLDAVGKKIGPVSKDYTWKDAVLYALGVGAGFSDLEYCYEKDLKVVPSFAITTIYDVMPEAVSLTNVNLAGILHGEQEIVFHNPIPPDGTMISEGKILNYYDKGKDKGALVVAEAETKHSNGQKLFTSSMTIFSRLDGGFGGENRPREKFEFPDREPDFSVNASPSENQPLLYRLSGDVFQLHVDPEFAKMAGFEKPIMHGLCTHGYACRALIQSLIPGEPEKARRMCCRFSRPLYPGMPLAIQIWKTEEGKAVWRVQNIETQEIVIDNGIFEYGDIPRDEIRFDGRVAVVTGAGAGLGRVYALELAKRGAKVVVNDLGGARDGAGEGSSSPADKVVEEIKTAGGEAVANYDNVATAEGGENIVKTALDAFGTVDILINNAGILRDKSFLKMDPENWQAVLNVHLNGAYNVTRPAFAVMKEKGYGRILMTTSAAGLYGNFGQTNYTAAKMGLIGLMNTLKIEGQKYGIHVNTIAPVAASRLTEDVLPPDFFEKLKPEFVAPIALYLCSEACDETGGIYNAGMGCYNRAAIVTGPGVVVGDGQAVPTPEELVAQWDKAKSLEGAKTYFQLNEQIGDLIGALAKPADDAGVAVPAEVSVADIFKGLPDAFVPEAAGGVEVVFQFTITGDDGGEWYCDIKDGACTIKSGKHAKPVCTLEMGDKDFVALMTAKLPAMQAYTSGKLKIGGDIMKSQLIEKLFKM; this is translated from the coding sequence ATGGCGTTGAATCTTGATGCTGTCGGAAAAAAAATCGGCCCTGTTTCCAAAGACTACACCTGGAAGGACGCCGTGTTGTACGCCTTAGGCGTCGGTGCCGGTTTTTCCGATCTGGAGTACTGCTACGAAAAGGACCTGAAGGTTGTCCCCAGCTTTGCCATCACCACAATTTATGATGTCATGCCCGAGGCCGTCTCGCTGACCAATGTCAACCTGGCCGGCATCCTGCACGGTGAACAGGAGATCGTCTTTCACAACCCCATACCGCCTGATGGCACCATGATCTCGGAAGGAAAGATCCTCAACTACTACGACAAAGGCAAAGACAAAGGTGCCCTGGTGGTTGCCGAGGCCGAGACAAAACACTCCAACGGCCAGAAGCTGTTCACCTCCAGCATGACCATCTTCTCACGCCTCGACGGCGGCTTTGGCGGCGAGAACCGGCCCCGGGAAAAATTCGAATTTCCGGACAGAGAGCCGGATTTCAGTGTCAATGCGTCCCCGTCCGAAAATCAGCCCCTCCTCTACCGGCTCTCCGGGGATGTCTTCCAGCTTCACGTGGATCCGGAATTTGCCAAAATGGCCGGCTTCGAAAAACCCATCATGCACGGGTTGTGCACCCATGGATATGCCTGCCGGGCATTGATCCAGAGCCTCATTCCCGGGGAACCCGAAAAAGCCCGGCGTATGTGCTGCCGCTTCTCGAGACCCCTCTATCCGGGCATGCCGCTTGCCATACAAATCTGGAAAACCGAAGAGGGCAAAGCCGTCTGGCGCGTCCAGAATATAGAGACCCAGGAGATCGTTATCGACAACGGTATTTTCGAATACGGTGACATCCCCCGGGACGAGATCCGCTTTGACGGCCGTGTTGCCGTGGTGACCGGTGCCGGTGCGGGGTTGGGACGCGTGTATGCCCTGGAATTGGCCAAACGGGGTGCCAAGGTTGTGGTCAACGACCTGGGTGGCGCAAGGGATGGCGCGGGGGAAGGCTCCTCCAGCCCGGCCGACAAGGTTGTGGAGGAGATCAAGACCGCCGGTGGAGAGGCCGTAGCCAACTATGACAACGTGGCCACGGCGGAAGGCGGTGAAAACATCGTCAAAACCGCCCTGGATGCCTTCGGCACCGTCGACATCCTGATCAACAACGCCGGCATCCTGAGGGACAAGAGTTTCCTCAAGATGGATCCCGAAAATTGGCAAGCCGTATTGAACGTACACCTCAACGGCGCCTACAACGTCACCCGTCCGGCGTTTGCCGTCATGAAGGAAAAGGGCTACGGACGCATCCTCATGACCACCTCGGCCGCCGGCCTCTACGGCAATTTCGGTCAGACCAACTACACGGCCGCCAAAATGGGCCTCATCGGCCTGATGAACACCCTAAAAATCGAAGGCCAGAAATACGGCATCCATGTCAACACCATCGCCCCGGTAGCCGCCTCCCGGCTGACCGAAGACGTGCTGCCGCCTGATTTTTTCGAAAAATTGAAACCGGAATTCGTGGCGCCCATTGCCCTGTATCTCTGTTCCGAGGCGTGTGATGAAACCGGCGGTATCTACAATGCCGGCATGGGCTGTTACAACCGGGCGGCCATCGTTACCGGCCCCGGTGTGGTCGTCGGCGACGGCCAGGCCGTCCCCACCCCGGAAGAGCTTGTGGCCCAGTGGGATAAGGCCAAGAGCCTCGAGGGAGCCAAAACCTATTTTCAGCTGAACGAACAGATCGGCGACCTCATCGGCGCCCTGGCGAAACCCGCCGACGACGCCGGCGTCGCAGTGCCGGCCGAGGTCTCCGTCGCCGACATTTTCAAAGGCCTGCCCGATGCCTTCGTGCCCGAAGCGGCCGGCGGCGTGGAAGTCGTCTTCCAGTTCACCATCACGGGAGACGACGGCGGCGAATGGTACTGTGACATCAAGGACGGTGCCTGCACCATCAAATCCGGCAAGCATGCCAAACCGGTCTGCACCCTGGAAATGGGAGACAAGGATTTCGTTGCCCTGATGACCGCCAAGCTGCCGGCCATGCAGGCCTACACCTCCGGCAAGCTGAAAATCGGGGGTGACATCATGAAATCCCAGCTCATCGAAAAACTCTTCAAAATGTAA
- a CDS encoding SDR family NAD(P)-dependent oxidoreductase yields the protein MIGITSYGAYIPRLRLDRMSIFQSMGWFAPAIMMVAQGERSMCNWDEDTITMAVAASRDCLKGVDKSAIDGLYLASTTLPFADRQNAGIVSAALNLGSRLITSDFSASQKAGSTALITALESVKSGERKNVLVTASDRRETKTAYFYEMWFGDGAGAFTVGAENVIAEYKGSFSVSHDFVDHYRGARKAVDYMWEERWTRDAGYALIIPEAVNGLLEKLAMSMDDVDKLVYPCFFKGDHKKIAAKLGAADKLVDNLHDVCGECGVAHPFLMMMSALETAKPGDNILMAGFGQGCNAMLFTATDNIAALPPRNGFQGTLANKKTVSNYEKWLKFRDLIQTEMGIRAEAPTQTATTVLWRKNKMILGLVGGKCRECGTLQFPKHDICVNPTCGAVHSQDDHEFADEPAVVKTFTGDMLSVSVDPPAIYGMVQFENGGRLMADFTDCELDDMKVGLPVKMEFKRKGVDVERGFTNYFWKAVPVPGAAAAADRITFDGRVAVITGAGAGLGRVYALELAKRGAKIVVNDLGGARDGSGEGSASPADNVVAEIRELGGEAVANYDNVATPEGGEAIIRSAVDAFGGVDIVINNAGILRDKSFLKMDPENWATVLAVHLNGAYHVTRPAMQIMKEKGYGRIVMTTSAAGLYGNFGQTNYSAAKMGLVGLMNTIKLEGAKYNIKVNTIAPIAASRLTEDVMPPDLFEKSKPEFVAPMVIRLASEACEETGAIFNVGMGYFNRAAVHTGPGVQLGDQDNIPTPEDIRDNWEAINSLKGAREMADANDAIFALIAPPKEEAAAEDAAAAGDLDVKTFFEEKMPATFKADAADGVDVVFQFIISGSGGGDWHCVVKDNTCTIQAGKHGAPTCTLKMGDGDFLSMMTGKLPAMQAFTSGKLQIEGDIMKSQLIEKLFTI from the coding sequence ATGATTGGAATTACTTCATACGGCGCATACATCCCCCGCCTGAGACTGGACAGGATGTCCATTTTTCAATCCATGGGCTGGTTCGCACCGGCCATCATGATGGTTGCACAAGGGGAGCGCTCCATGTGCAACTGGGACGAAGACACGATCACCATGGCCGTGGCCGCATCGAGAGACTGCCTGAAGGGCGTCGACAAATCCGCCATAGACGGCCTCTACCTGGCGTCGACCACCCTGCCCTTTGCCGACCGGCAGAACGCCGGCATCGTCTCCGCGGCCCTGAATCTGGGGAGCCGGCTCATCACCTCGGACTTCTCCGCCTCGCAAAAGGCCGGCAGCACGGCGCTGATCACGGCCCTGGAATCGGTCAAGAGCGGCGAGCGCAAGAACGTGCTGGTAACGGCTTCCGACAGGCGCGAAACCAAGACCGCCTATTTCTACGAGATGTGGTTCGGCGATGGCGCCGGAGCCTTCACGGTGGGCGCCGAAAACGTCATTGCCGAATACAAGGGGTCCTTTTCCGTGTCCCACGACTTCGTGGACCACTACCGCGGCGCGCGGAAGGCCGTCGACTACATGTGGGAGGAACGCTGGACCAGGGATGCCGGTTATGCCCTCATCATCCCCGAAGCGGTCAACGGACTGCTGGAAAAACTCGCTATGTCCATGGACGACGTGGACAAACTGGTCTACCCGTGCTTTTTCAAGGGCGACCACAAGAAGATTGCCGCCAAACTGGGAGCGGCCGATAAGCTAGTGGACAACCTGCACGACGTGTGCGGCGAGTGCGGTGTGGCCCACCCCTTCCTGATGATGATGTCGGCCCTGGAAACCGCCAAGCCCGGCGACAATATCCTCATGGCCGGTTTCGGCCAGGGCTGCAACGCCATGCTTTTCACCGCGACCGACAACATTGCCGCGCTGCCTCCCCGCAACGGGTTCCAGGGAACGCTGGCCAACAAGAAAACCGTTTCCAACTACGAAAAATGGCTGAAATTCAGGGATCTGATCCAGACCGAGATGGGCATTCGCGCCGAAGCCCCCACCCAGACCGCTACCACCGTTTTGTGGCGCAAGAACAAGATGATCCTGGGACTGGTGGGCGGAAAATGCCGTGAATGCGGCACGCTGCAATTCCCCAAACATGACATCTGTGTCAACCCCACGTGCGGGGCCGTCCACAGCCAGGATGATCATGAATTCGCCGATGAACCGGCCGTGGTTAAAACCTTCACCGGCGACATGCTGTCCGTTTCCGTGGACCCGCCGGCCATCTACGGCATGGTGCAGTTCGAGAACGGCGGCCGGCTGATGGCCGACTTCACCGATTGTGAACTCGACGACATGAAGGTGGGCCTGCCCGTCAAGATGGAGTTCAAACGCAAGGGGGTGGACGTCGAACGAGGGTTCACCAACTATTTCTGGAAAGCGGTCCCCGTACCCGGGGCTGCCGCCGCTGCCGACCGGATAACTTTCGACGGCCGCGTCGCCGTCATTACCGGCGCCGGTGCCGGCCTGGGCCGGGTGTACGCCCTGGAGCTGGCCAAGCGCGGTGCCAAAATCGTCGTTAACGACCTGGGCGGCGCCCGGGACGGCTCGGGAGAAGGCTCTGCCAGTCCGGCCGACAATGTCGTGGCCGAAATCAGGGAACTGGGCGGAGAAGCCGTTGCCAACTACGACAATGTCGCCACCCCCGAAGGCGGCGAGGCCATCATCCGGTCCGCCGTGGACGCCTTCGGCGGCGTGGACATCGTGATCAACAACGCCGGCATCCTGAGGGACAAGAGCTTCCTAAAGATGGACCCCGAAAACTGGGCCACCGTCCTCGCGGTTCACCTGAACGGTGCCTATCACGTCACCCGGCCGGCCATGCAGATCATGAAGGAAAAGGGCTATGGCCGCATCGTCATGACCACCTCGGCCGCCGGACTCTACGGCAACTTCGGCCAGACCAACTACTCGGCGGCCAAGATGGGCCTGGTCGGCCTGATGAACACCATCAAGCTGGAGGGCGCCAAATACAACATCAAGGTCAACACCATTGCACCCATCGCGGCTTCCAGGCTCACGGAGGACGTCATGCCGCCGGACCTTTTCGAAAAATCCAAACCCGAATTCGTGGCCCCCATGGTTATCCGCCTGGCCAGCGAGGCCTGTGAGGAGACGGGTGCCATTTTCAACGTCGGTATGGGCTACTTCAACCGGGCCGCCGTACACACCGGTCCGGGCGTGCAGCTGGGAGACCAGGACAACATCCCCACCCCGGAAGACATACGGGACAACTGGGAGGCGATCAACTCGCTCAAAGGCGCCAGGGAGATGGCGGATGCCAATGACGCCATCTTCGCTCTTATCGCTCCGCCCAAGGAAGAAGCGGCCGCAGAAGATGCCGCTGCTGCCGGCGACCTGGACGTCAAGACCTTCTTCGAAGAGAAGATGCCGGCAACCTTCAAAGCCGATGCCGCCGATGGCGTGGACGTGGTCTTTCAGTTCATCATTTCCGGAAGCGGGGGGGGCGATTGGCACTGTGTGGTCAAGGACAACACCTGCACCATTCAGGCCGGGAAGCACGGAGCTCCCACGTGTACGCTCAAAATGGGCGACGGCGATTTCCTGAGCATGATGACCGGTAAACTGCCTGCCATGCAGGCCTTCACGTCCGGGAAGCTGCAGATCGAAGGTGATATTATGAAGTCACAGCTGATTGAAAAGCTGTTCACCATATAA
- a CDS encoding acetyl-CoA acetyltransferase, with product MATGIKDKVAIIGMGCTRFGERWDVGSEELMVEAFQECLEDAGIEKNDIEAAWFGCCLDEVNVGKSALPLSLTLRLPLIPVTRVENFCATGTEAFRGAVYAVASGAYDICLALGAEKLKDTGYGGLPSFTGSNAGTLTWQWFPNLTAPGSFAQLASAYAAKYRVPDQDLKRAMAHVSAKSHANGALNPKAHLRKKVTEDQVMAAPIIAHPLGLFDCCGVSDGAACAIVTTPEIAQKMGKKDFVSVKALQLALSSGEEMGYNEWDGDHFMTTSKCSRMAYKEAGIDNPREEISMMEVHDCFSITELVTYEDLHISERGRAVKDIMDGFYDRDGQVPCQVDGGLKCFGHPIGASGLRMLYEMYLQLHGRAGDRQIDNPTYGLTHNLGGFPAMNVCSISIIGKYN from the coding sequence ATGGCCACTGGAATTAAAGATAAAGTAGCAATTATCGGTATGGGATGCACCCGCTTTGGGGAACGCTGGGATGTCGGATCCGAGGAACTCATGGTGGAGGCCTTTCAGGAGTGCCTGGAGGATGCCGGTATAGAAAAAAACGACATCGAGGCGGCCTGGTTCGGCTGCTGCCTGGACGAAGTCAACGTGGGCAAAAGCGCCCTGCCCCTTTCACTGACCCTGCGGTTGCCCTTGATTCCCGTCACCCGGGTGGAAAACTTCTGTGCCACCGGCACCGAGGCTTTCAGGGGGGCTGTTTACGCGGTCGCATCCGGCGCCTACGATATCTGCCTCGCCCTGGGCGCCGAGAAACTCAAGGACACGGGCTACGGGGGGCTGCCCAGCTTTACCGGGTCCAACGCGGGCACATTGACCTGGCAGTGGTTCCCCAACCTGACCGCGCCGGGCTCCTTCGCCCAGCTGGCCAGCGCCTACGCCGCCAAGTACAGGGTTCCGGATCAGGACCTCAAACGGGCCATGGCCCACGTGTCGGCCAAGAGCCACGCCAACGGCGCCCTCAATCCCAAGGCCCATTTGAGAAAAAAGGTGACCGAAGATCAGGTAATGGCGGCCCCCATCATCGCCCATCCCCTGGGGCTCTTCGACTGCTGCGGGGTGAGCGACGGTGCGGCCTGTGCCATCGTGACCACGCCTGAAATAGCCCAAAAGATGGGCAAAAAGGATTTCGTTAGCGTAAAGGCCCTGCAGCTGGCATTGAGCAGCGGCGAAGAAATGGGGTACAACGAGTGGGACGGCGACCACTTCATGACCACCAGCAAGTGCAGCCGGATGGCTTACAAGGAAGCCGGCATCGACAACCCGCGCGAGGAGATCAGCATGATGGAGGTTCACGACTGCTTCTCCATCACCGAACTGGTGACCTATGAAGACCTGCACATTTCCGAAAGGGGCCGGGCGGTCAAGGACATCATGGACGGGTTTTACGACCGGGACGGCCAGGTTCCCTGCCAGGTGGACGGCGGCCTCAAGTGTTTCGGCCACCCCATCGGGGCATCCGGCCTGCGCATGCTTTACGAAATGTACCTGCAGCTGCACGGCCGGGCCGGCGACCGACAGATCGACAATCCGACCTACGGCCTGACGCACAACCTGGGCGGATTCCCGGCCATGAACGTGTGCAGCATATCCATCATCGGCAAATACAATTGA
- a CDS encoding acyl-CoA dehydrogenase family protein, whose product MQILNFTPEHDAFRKRLREFIAQEITPNVEQWEKDGIEPKEIWRKMGRGGFLCTDVKEAYGGIGGDFLYSVIVTEEISYTFHTGLAAALHSDVVVPYISSFGTEAQKQQYLPGCVSGDIVTAIAMTEPGAGSDLAGLATTAEEEGGEVVINGSKTFISNGINADLVIVAARDPAVENPYQALSLYIVENGTPGFERGRHLDKMGWRSQDTAELFFSKCRIPVTNRLGEKGQGFLMLMQKLQQERLVTAVGAVTAAERIVEWITRFCKETQVSGKPISKSQAAQFALVEMAADVKLGRTFMEKLVADHMEGSDIIIETSMAKFWTTEMVRRVADRAMDLLGNEATVEKYPVTRAWRDVRVMSIFAGTNEVMRGIAAKFMGL is encoded by the coding sequence ATGCAAATACTGAACTTCACGCCTGAACACGACGCCTTCCGGAAACGGCTGCGGGAATTTATCGCCCAAGAAATCACGCCCAACGTCGAGCAGTGGGAAAAGGACGGAATCGAGCCCAAGGAGATCTGGCGCAAGATGGGCCGGGGGGGATTTCTCTGCACGGACGTAAAAGAGGCCTACGGGGGCATTGGCGGGGACTTTCTCTACTCCGTCATCGTCACCGAAGAGATCTCCTACACCTTCCACACGGGTCTGGCCGCGGCGCTTCACTCGGATGTCGTGGTGCCCTACATCAGCTCTTTCGGTACGGAAGCGCAGAAACAACAATACCTGCCGGGATGCGTGAGTGGAGATATTGTCACTGCGATCGCCATGACCGAACCCGGGGCCGGCAGCGATCTGGCCGGCCTGGCCACCACCGCCGAAGAGGAGGGCGGCGAGGTCGTCATCAACGGTTCCAAAACCTTTATTTCCAACGGTATCAATGCCGACCTCGTGATTGTGGCCGCCAGGGATCCGGCCGTGGAAAACCCCTACCAGGCGCTGTCGCTTTACATCGTCGAAAACGGTACGCCCGGCTTCGAACGCGGCCGGCATCTGGACAAAATGGGCTGGCGCAGCCAGGACACGGCGGAGCTGTTTTTTTCCAAGTGCAGAATCCCCGTGACAAACCGCCTCGGTGAAAAAGGGCAGGGTTTCCTCATGCTCATGCAGAAACTCCAGCAGGAAAGGCTGGTGACCGCCGTGGGGGCTGTCACGGCGGCCGAACGCATCGTGGAGTGGATCACCCGCTTCTGCAAGGAGACCCAGGTGTCCGGTAAACCGATCTCCAAGTCGCAGGCCGCCCAGTTCGCGCTGGTCGAAATGGCTGCCGATGTCAAACTGGGCAGAACTTTTATGGAGAAGCTGGTGGCCGACCACATGGAAGGAAGCGACATCATCATCGAGACCTCCATGGCTAAATTCTGGACGACGGAGATGGTCAGAAGGGTCGCCGACCGCGCCATGGACCTGCTGGGCAACGAGGCCACCGTGGAAAAGTACCCCGTGACCCGCGCCTGGCGCGATGTCCGCGTAATGTCTATCTTTGCCGGAACCAACGAGGTGATGCGGGGGATCGCCGCCAAGTTCATGGGACTCTGA